From Slackia heliotrinireducens DSM 20476:
GCCGATTATGAGTGTGTTTCGGCTTGCGCCTGGCTTATATTATGTAGGCTTATGCGCATTGGAATGAACGATGGCAGCGCATTGGTAAGGAGGCATGCATGAGCGAGATCATGGTGTTTGTCGGGCGGCGGATGCTTGCAAATTGTCTCGACCTTGAACCTGGCCGTGCGTACAAAGTCTCCGCGTTGGATCGCAAGTTCGGCAGGGAGGGCTTCTGGATTGAAGTCACCGACGACATGGAAACGTGCCGTTTGCCGTACAAGTCTGCCGATGAGTTCACCCAGAACTGGCGTCCCTACGAAGGACGCTAAACGTCGCTGTTGCCGCGTTTGGCTGGAACCGTCATGTATTGTCGAATGGGGTTGGAAAGCCCCATTTTTCATTGGTATTCTGTTTTGGACGGAACTCGGGGCCGGGCCCCGAGGTGTAGGGAAGAGAAGAGGAGCTGGTCGGAGGTGCATCGATTCGGTCGGGTGCTTGTCGTCGCGAACCCAGCGGCGCAAAACGGCGTCGGTGCCCGGCGCATTGCCTCGCTCCGTCAGGCCGAAAACGCCCTTCCCGAAACCGTTGAATCCCTGCAGGTGGTTGCCACCGAGCACGCTGGCCACGCCAGGGAGCTGGGCGCCGGCTCTGCCGACTTCGACACGCTCATCGCCCTGGGCGGCGACGGCGTGATCCACGAGGTGCTCAACGGCGTTATGACCTTGCCTGAGCAGGCCAGGCCCGTCTTCGGTATCTTGCCCTGCGGCAACGGAAACGACCTTGCCCGCACACTGCGCATCCCCTTCGACCAGGCCGGCTCGCTTGCCGCGCTCAGTCGCGCCCGCGTCGTACCCTACGACATCGGCAACGTCAACGGGGAGTGGTTCATCGAGACGCTGTCCTTCGGCTTCGACGCGGCCATCGCCATCGGCACCCATACGCGCCGCATGCGCACGGGCCACACGGGCACCCGCCTTTACCTT
This genomic window contains:
- a CDS encoding diacylglycerol/lipid kinase family protein gives rise to the protein MHRFGRVLVVANPAAQNGVGARRIASLRQAENALPETVESLQVVATEHAGHARELGAGSADFDTLIALGGDGVIHEVLNGVMTLPEQARPVFGILPCGNGNDLARTLRIPFDQAGSLAALSRARVVPYDIGNVNGEWFIETLSFGFDAAIAIGTHTRRMRTGHTGTRLYLEEGAEQLLRKLRPYTYTASVDGGEPRRGGMLMFAVQNGPTYGGGWRICPDADPTDGRFDICRAVPPLANLHAAALFLRAKSGGHVNSPHVRMERATALDIAFDEAPAAQADGEKIEGSTFHVTMHPGALRVLAGEGVAF